TACCAAGCAGAAGATGCTTATCGTACACAGCATAACCAACAGCGAGGTTGTGAAAAGGCAAGCGTAAAGGTTCCGCGGCAGTCCCACTGAAGCCAATATCGCGAAGGGTATACCCAGCATACCGACTAACAAGTCCGCGATCGCTAAGGACACTATGTAGTAATTAGTTCGCCGCCGCAATCTTCTATCGCGGCGGAACACATGTATCACCATAGCATTGCCAACGATGGCCACTATCGCCACAAGCAGTTCCAGGGATGTATACGTCGCGTGTATCTCTGGTGTGGGCGAACGATGGGGTGCTGCGTCTGCAGAACCCGCCACCGTAACGTTTTCTTCACTCATACCGATTGCCGGAGtccacaatttatttatatcttaacgaacaatttcaatttcataaatgttttaaaacaacGCAGTTGCAGTAATCGCACAACCATTTTAATATCGGTAcgagtatttaatataataattatcaagtATACTTAAGTATTGGGTGTATTCCCTGATATGGTTATCAATTTCGCCGGAATCTTAAACATTGTTGAAACTAAAGGGTTGTTTAAAAATTTGAATGCGGGTATAGAGTTTTTTGTTACTATGCGTTGGCCCGGTAACTTTTCGTTTTTGAGATCGCGGGTTTACAAGTCCGATGGGACAACCAGTGTCCCGCTCGCGCGGAGTTTTTCCCACCACTGCAGGCGAATTGGCGCGAAACCGCGTCATCGCCGGTTGGGACACGCGCCCTACGCCGACGCACACTTGTTGCGATCGCGAACTACCGCGACCGCTCCGCTTACCCTTGAAATCGAATAGAGACATCATCTCACGGATGTGTATCGCTTAGACCAAAAATTGTTTAAACGGTGTACCGATGTTAATATCCGCAAGCAGAGAGACGGAACAAAGGGGCCGATGCACAGGTATTCAGTATTGTGCACTTATTATCCCGAActtgaagcggcgatagcctagtgggtaacgCCTCGGCTTTTCTTTCGTGGAGACATACCTCATAGAGCAATTGTATCACATGTGACGCTACACTAGTTCTATTCTAAAGAAATTAGgcacataaaattttaatttaaaccagTTCTGTAAATCAATAGTGATAAAATGTAATGCTTATCCTGTTTTTTGTCATGTACAAACGGCCAAAACTTTAACCACAACTAAACACTATGATACCGGTTTCCCTCGGGCGTTGAGTTGACCAGGTTGAGTCAAATAAGCCtaagcatatttttattataaatatatttttttaattcttctgcaagttaacccttgactgctatcacacctggtggtaaaatggtagctggctaacatgttagggagtatggaagtcatacccctaattggattctacacgacatcgcaccggaacactaaatcgcttagtggcccgtctttgttggtagggtggtaactagccacggccaaagcctccctccagaccagaccaggccagagaaaatgcagaaattatgaattcccaaattgcccctactgggaatcgaacccgggacctcctacataAATTAACAGCGCTCAATATTGCGccaaggtcgtcaaaaaaaaaatattatgtgaaaaCCTGCAAGCTAAAATAAACCTTATGACAGTAAACAGTCAACAGACCACAAAAGAGAAAAGGAAGATAATTTAGTGGTAGAGTTAATCTAtcttaacttataataaaactgtaattcaACTGGACTTCTACACATTCaatatatattgaaattataattggatgaggtacctataatatagatatggaacccaaaattttttttgttttattttgggcTCGTCATGTCATCAATTCATCGATTTcggaaacgttttttttttttattttgagcgTCCCCCATAAAATCGGTTTCCGCACTGTACGAtattttacttatgttttgaaatccataaagtatttaattttaaaatatggctGCGtccaaaagtattttaaagattgtattataaatgtaacattatgtaatgtgctttataaatttaaatttaaatttagacagagttcgagccccggcacgcagcACGTTACgtagttatttgcgtttttaatttaagtaatttaaatacacTTGATTAAAACTGTGaaagaaatcatcgtgaggaaacctgcatgcctgagagttctccataatgtttctaacggagtgtgaagtctaccaatacgcacttgaccagcgtggcctaaacccagtggcgtgcatacagggtatgcagatgatataaaatgaagaaaatctaaacTACgaatcataaatacttaaggtacttacttattaactcttacaatgtttatccttaaatttcttttaactcggagtggagattttcttgattttatatcatctacattccctatgcataccctctacgcacgccactgaacCCCTATCaatctgagaagagacccgtgccatgtagtgggcccgtaataggttgatgatattgattattattcCAAACTTGTGGTAGACTTGGACTTAGGACTGGActgttggactacggcttaaacccttatCTCGAAGAGACCCGACCCTTCGGTCGGTCGGAGTTAGGTTGATATTATGACGATGACGACGAAGGTATGTGTGCGAAATCGTTTGTTGGTATGTCCTTATATCACGCGGAAATGAACAGAAATAAGTTTATACAAAGGTAAATTATGAGCtgctttttattctattctttttatccactacaagttagccctggaatGCAATAATGGTAGGAGGCTAACGTATGCGGTTAGGTATATGAAACCCATTCCcctatatagatataaacaaagGCTAAATGGACCATAccaaacccaccaacccgcattgcagCTGCCTGGTGAGTCTATGCTCtgaaaccgtctctcctatgagacgaggccagtggcgtgcacaggaatttggaccaggaCATAAAGCAGTGAAATGGCATAAAGGTCAAAATCTCTCTCTGTTGCCAGTTGTATGAAAATGTTAGTCTAGgaagcgcttttgtgcatgtatgaagtgcacgccactggacgaGGCGTATGCCCAGCggtgggactttaataggctcCACGCACAAGGCTAGCTGGAAGTGAGGTATTTTGGGGAGACggggtatttataaaaatcataataaatctttatttcaggcatcaaGGCTCATATcatttgttagtaaaaaaaaagttaagcaaatgtatttataaaaaattataattaaaaacgatTGTTCTACAACTCAATTACTGGAGTCAATAGTTTTGGAGAAATACGAACGAGGTTATTATAGTAATTTGTCTATATCATGTAGGAACTTATTAGATATTCTTTAAATAGGTGGTATCCCAGTTAGTAATTTCCCCCTTTACAAAGAGCCTAGcaaaagaaaaactaattttaggTCTGTAATAGTATAATTCCATATCACGGTCACATGTAACTATGTAAATATTATGCAGAATAATAAACACATGATcatgatattattatgaataattgaCATAGGTaccttttaatataagtatacaaTGTTACGGCAAAAAAGAATCCTATCATATGACATATTGTCGTAGTCATAAAAATTTTTACGACGTTATAACAGCACAACATAATAATTCTAAATCACCACGATACTGTAATGTAATAGAACGGGGATATTGTACGTGCCATGAAAGTTAGTGCGATGAGGAAATCTTTACACTCGACTGCGCAATGCAGCGGGTATTGTATTTAGTCTATGACGCCTATGTCTACGGGAATTTTATTTTCCAGAATATAggcaaattattttaatcattcttcCTGCATAAcattaattcaataatatttactgtttgtttgtttgtattaaagAATGGAAGTATGTCTGCCCGCACAGTcaatattgacaatattatttACCAATACTTGAATTCTTTAATACGCTACGCACACatgcaatattattgacaatatgcaGAATAGTGTCAATAATATCGGTGTGTGCGGGCAGCCTatggataaaaaataatgtcaatatttatatgtattgtcaataatattgactctGTGCGGGCAGACCAAAGATAGCAAAGTAATCAAAAGTCAAtttggcattaaaaaaaaattcaaattaagaaGGAATCCatgttgtagtttttttttttttattatcctcAACTTTCGAAGCGCGTACAAAACTAGACGTATCTAGGGCTGATTGAACATTCCAGGCATACGGGTATGCGCCAATATTTACAAACAGCGTTCAAAATTTAAACACGCCTAGTGCGAAATTATTTCCTCGCACGCATTTCCTGCATTGCTTCTGGCTCGTGTCCGAATGTGCGATCAACTTTAGAAAATCTTCATTATTACATGTATTCATTTCatgtatttttaacaattaaaaatacatgaaaTTAATACATGtgtattataaatcataatattttaatttagtataatATGTACTTGTATAAAAGTAAACCAACAACAGTCAgtaaattatgcataaaaatttaTACTTACTGTAcagaaagttaaattaaaaaaaaactaaaaatatctaTTTGACGAAAGGATatctaatttaagtttttttacagaCTAAAGAATTGTACTTCTCGATTCAACCTGTGTGAAAcacctataaaatatatatataatatatatcctattaaatatatatatatatatatatatatatatacctatatgtacTATgagccttattaataaacgtgacaTAGCGTCGGAATAGTTATACAGTGTTTGCTCACACTTCAATTGACATCACCTTTCAAATTTTAGAACGTGGGAAAACAAATCGGAAACTCTACGGAACTATTCCGGCGTTATGCTACGTTTATGAATAAGACCTGTTGAGACTGGCTTCGTATGGCAGGTACTCTTAAAATACATGATTTCCGATACGCTTCGTTTGAACAACTTTAGAGAGAATACTAAGAACAAATGTTCGTAACCTCACATAAAATTTTACGATGACCATCTAGAAACTCAttctatataataatgtatgtttagtgaatattcacaaaaatcagaagtcctgatttaatttatttatttttaaaaataaatgcctCCTGTCGCCCCTTAAAAGTGAtagaatacatttattaaacgaagattactatacaataatgatttttttaatgacaaggttgcttggaagccaGAATGTACTTAAAAAACCTTGTGTGAATGTTGATTGAATATAAATATGCCACCGCTTACTTAGTCTTACTGTTCTGAGGTAAGATGACGACGAATTAACAAGAACTTAAAGTTCATGAGCACActcaaagtataaaataaatataaaatttgttacTTTCGTTCTGCAAACACTTTAATATGTACTTAATttctcaaaaaataataaaacaattatatttacaCAAACTTACTCACTGGACGTTAAGGTTATCGCACATATATAAATTCGACTAGAGGCGTTcttgttatattttgtataaaacttcCAATTGCTACGCAAGCTAATCAGCATCGTAACGGGATAGCCTCGCTTATGGAAAAGTTCGTGGACCTAGGCGGTGCGCCGTGTCAACATGCAGCATCCGTAAACTCGCCCATTCTGGTCTGGTAGGAAGCTTTAGCCGGGGCTAATTACTAGCcttctgacaaagacgtgccactaagcgatttagcgctccggtacgacggcgcgtagaaacctataattgggttataactgccatacctctaacagcccgttaccaccttacactgcttcatcacttaccggGTGGTAAGATTGTaatcaagagctaacttgtactTGTAGTCGAATTTTAAAAAAGTCCGATAATTCGCTAATGGGCTACGCCTAGCCGTAAACCATCAATAGCGAGCCGCAAGCGCGGCGTCTTCTTGCAGTAGCCAAGTCGACCTATCGAAGTTGCTCTTCCACAACGACAGGCGAGTTATATGTGTGCGATAAACTTTATGCTCAGAGCATACAAAATTATGGACATCTATAGTAGAACTAGAGTTATCGACACTGCTTCAAGACCCAAGCTGATGAGAGAGTGGACTGGGCACATAGTATACCACGGCAGCAAGGGCAGGAGATATTTTTCCGCCCGAAAAGGACAAAACTCTAGCTTCAGCTTTCTTAACTCTCCAAGCATTAGTGAACtgatggaaataatattcaaataatataggtgaaataataaacgggggtaaacttctcctattggAAGGTGGACACGTTGATTTTATCCCTTGTAAGGGgaaataatcgggggatattatTTTGTATCTCCTGCCTATACGAGCCGTGCATAAGGTTCCATGGGTGCTGGAATAGGACCTCCCACTAGAAAATGAGTGGTTAGACCCCCCACTAGATGGAAAGAACTGAAATGTGCAACTGAACCGATAGCACAAGACCATTGACTGTAAAAATTCTTACAAAGAcctctatgtccagcagtgggcctCCACTGGGTACAACAACAGCCCATTCACTGGATGTGTACTCTTTCTACAAAATGCCTGGGTATCccaatattaattaaagtagACTTTTCAACCTGGTCCATAGTTGGATGAAAATTTAACATAGCCTCCCAACAAATCTCGCTCAGCTTTGGTATACACAACCATACTTTGTACAATATATTGTTTCTTCTTGTCTCATTATCATTCGGTTCTATTCCCCCGAACATGTACATACAACCATAGGAAGTTACAGTTGAAGAATGGAAATAAAGAGGGTGAGGAAGAATTGTCTTTTGCATTAAATGCCACTGCATATCTGGGATGTTCAACCTCCAGATATCGTCAAACACCCCTTGTCCGTCTGTACCACCCGCCACAAACACTTGTACACCATTGGGAGTTTCTATTTGCACTGCACTGTGACACTTTCTAGCTAAAGGTTGTTGTACGATATCTTTCGTTGAATCATCAGCCTTTGGTGTTATTATAGTCCATGTCTTTGTTTCTAGGTCAAACATAGGTATTTCCATTAATTCAAACGCCCAATCACCGGTACCACCtccaataatatataatttattcccCACTCTTGCCACTTCATGTCGGTACCTGCCGATTGGCTCATCCTCTTGACCAGTCCCAACAAAAACAGGCTCCCAAGACATTGTTCGTAAATCTAACCTGTAAAAGTATAACGCAAAAGAAATAAGTCAATTAATcaattatgtattattcattgatcctagtaaattattttgaagCAACGCAGTTGTAAAACGAATACAAATACTAAAAAGCTGGTTATAGCACTTACAATGTCCTGCCGGAAATtttggtatataataatataaaaaaataaaaaaatgtactacgacaatagacacattgCAATCTAGccctcaaagtaagcgttgcttgtgttatgggtactcagatgactgatgaatattttaatgaataatatacaaaattacttataataaatatataaacacccagacactgaaaaacattaatgctcatcacataaacatttttcgagttgtgggaatcgaacccacagccttggactcagaaaacagggttgctgcccactgcgccaatcggccgtcatagcTAAAAAGCTAGTTAtaggtttatataattttgtgtattttagttgTGCAGCTTTAAATATAGAATAACAATACTTATAAAGCTCAcatcattcattatttaaatagttgCTAGGCTATAGAAAGATTCAAGAGGAATTGTAATAATCTCTTTCTATTGAATCAATGAGGACTTTGCAAGGATTAAACAGAAATTCTAAACACACTATGTCAATTATATCAgctatttcattaaattaaattattatatattaaattatttacaaagaaaTGAAAATGACAAGATTTAACTGTCCTCTATCACGTAACTAAGGTCTTGTAGACCAAGATGCAACGGTTATCAGAATGGGCATGAACAAGGGCACAGTAAAGATAGTTTAAGAAATATTGGTGGTGTTACAGATATCTCTAAACAGAACTAAATTGTGTAAGATGTGTCTCTAAGTGTTTTAACACACCAGTACGATGaaacgtagaaactgattacgggtatgggttcaatataactgccatactcctaaacAGATTagtccactaccatcttagactgattcACCATTAAATACCAGGTTTTATTCATCTTAAAGTTGAATAAAACCAAAATGAATTATCAGTAATGCTGTAAGTGTTACTTAAAGTAGTGCTAACCTTTTTGCAGTGTATAGGGCAGGATATTAGACTTGAAAATTATACTGACCTATAAATATCACAGTTATATGCATATCCATTAGTACCGCCAACAGTATAAAAGGCACCATTGTGGCACAATATAGACTGGCCATACTGCCCAGGTGGTCTAGTACCTGTGACATTTAGCACCTGGAGTTTAGCATCACATTCGCTTGTGCGCCATGTTATGACATCATTACTACACTTATTGCCAAATGGAGCACCAGTTCCACCGTATATCTGAAACTCAAACTCATGCTTAAATGTTTACATTACTGTAACGGGTCAAAGgtaatttgttttcttttttctaaaaacaaaattagaagAGAATTGTTTAATGGATGCAGCGGTCCAATTGGCTAGGCATCTAGACTGCCGCTGTAAGGAAGTGTAtgggaagaaataaaaaaattaagatctccatagaattttttttagactAGCTACTTGCTATCCTTGTCTGCAgaataagaaaaagaaagcacttataaattatatagggATGTTGCCTGAATCTTAATTTACCTAcatctaattaattttaaactcaaAAATCTTAACTTTTGATTTAACCTCAGTTTCTGATCCCTGATTGATTTATCTTtattggaataataataatataactgagtttgtttttttgaacACATAATCTCTAAAACATACAGTTGGATTTAAAAACTCTTGTATTTGATAGCCCATTTTTAAGGAAGACTATAGGCAATTTAACTTTTCCAATTTTCACCCCATATCCTGATGGATATGGGGTGAAAATTGGAAAAGTTATGGGGTATTGAACATCACACTACAATCTCTAGGATCCCTACAAATGCAATAGGGCTGGTAAGTTTACATAATGGGTGGTATATTGTTTAGTACAGAGGAAAAGTTATTATGGGAAACTTATAAGAAGTTACACAGCAGAGTTACAGTAGGCTGCTAGTAAGTGAATAATAATGTTGTTCATCCACATGATTCTGAATCTGGTGTAGATgcttaaaaatgtgttttacttatttttttttaaacgttattTTGAGTTGAAACAGTTTTGATAAGGCTGCAATATATACATCAATAAAGCAACAATCACTTGATGCATTCCTTATTCTTAGCATTAGGTTACGAAAAGCTACATATACTTCAGACAATTTAGTTTGAAGATGGTTAAgagaaatataaacaaaatacatacCATTAAATACCTTCCGTTCATACACATAGCATTTGATGCCAGCTCTTCTGGCATATTCTCAAGAACTTTATGCTGTGTCCATTTCCTAGTTGCTATACAAAAACTCCAAAGCTCTTTAAATAGTGGCATTGCTGGTGTCCATGTAGGGTTATTCCTTTGAATAGTATTGATCGGTAAAAAGGGGTTATAACCTCCAAAACAGTAGATCCTAACATCATCACACGCTATCCTATGCCCGCTTCTAGGCCGGGGGCTTGCGGAGCCCCGGTATACTACTTCAGTAATTTTAAATGgctcaaaattataatttctactCGATGAAGTCATTACGTAAACGACTTCAATATATTAACATAAACAGCAGAAATGTACTGGAACTTTGTTTTTacagatgaaattaaaaattcgcgAAATTTATTTGGAAATTGGAATAAACGTGAAATCTGTCATTTTTGACAAGAGATTGACAATTAGCACAGCTGATGCTAGGTTCATAGAGAAACAATCATAGGTTCTTTACCCGAGGAAATAATAGAACttacatagaaaaaaatatatccgaATCATTATTTAACACTAACCAATACAAGAGATCAGTCTAATCTAATTTAGGATGATTTCAACCTGTCTTCGTGACAATAATTATCGTGCCGTAgaatttaggatgataattttgacagcCCACAGAAgggattagttttttttatggagggtagaggtaaggagagtcatcttatatgggagaaaagttgaaaaagtgtccagttgttgcgctaaataacagttcaaaaatcctccacgatggcgctggtggatgcacagggtatggtatgaatgtagcaatcgtagatgaattgaagtatgccgagttaaaaaatttaatgtcattatcgactaaagtagttaattattgagaatttcaacaacttacgttgtacaaaatattgtggtaaatataaccttacttccttgtatctccatacttccttgtttatttttcaagcctactctaacaatatttatatttggcgcttcttttaagagttaccctgatgcaaatgtggcgccatcctagtttaatacattttgacgacactttttcatatacacagatgactctccttacctctaccctccatagtttttttaaatctttaatgaACCTATTCgattataaattattcttttcATAGGAATTGTAATTGCTGATTGCATGGCAATGCTGTATTtgatatttcatttcttttttcgGTTAAATTATTACCATCTATGAATTATGTATGCTACACAACTGGACAACACAAATATACGTGTGTGAACAACAACACAAATATACATGTGTAATGATTTCTTATTatgtttaaaagtttattttatcaaataacttcgtgataaataattgcaagtaatttaaatatttaccaaataattaaattacttgaAATTATTCGATATGCGTGAAGTGCACTAAACACCCCATCAATGAAGTACGAccttatctgtattatattttataagaaaaattacGAAACTAAACGGGCGTGCATCTgccaaaattatcatcctaaattagataaaacataaatataaacactgAACCATTACCCTCTAAAAAAAGATAAGAATAGAGGAAGCAATGCAATCTTGAATAAAAAGGggataaataaaaaccaagtgTGAGTATTCTCAATGGGTTTCTCAGATGATGctgttttttttgaataattatcCTTTATAGGCCAGGCAAAGATTAGTTACCATACAGCCTATTCAGTcttagttgtttttttgtttaactacaagttagcacttgattgcaatcttacTTGGTgataagtcatgatgcagtagGCTTATCTGTTAGGAGAATGGCAGTGGTTATATAAAACCAATACTCCAAATAAGTTTGTTGTATGCAAAATTCAGTGCATAATGCAGTCCAGGGATTTGGTAAACTAGAGCTCTAGTTATCATCTTAAAATGTATCTTTCTTTACCTTAATTGCCAATATTAGTGTGATACCTAATTAGGGATGGTTTGCCAATAATTACCACGCCGGGAAGACGGTTTGGTGaggtagatggtagtagtactagTAAATAGGACGCTGCTGCAtggtgttattttctttaattcacCTCATACAGGGGAAAGAACAGGGTTGGTGGCAACTTTATTCTGATGAGTTGTCACCACACAGTGTGatattgtgtgcacagtggacCTAATACCACATCGTTTATATaacgaaaataaaagaaaacatattttacattgaagtttattataacccatttaaataattatatgggTTGGAACAATAACTACTATTATAACCCCTTTTAACAAGcaaaatattcttaatattttgATACATAATGTATTACTATGTCTaaagaacatttatttttataaagcaaaataaaattggatcaatttgtttgtaaaataacCATGAAccctatgatattaagtagaTAACAAGATTGCAAAAATCACATTTATTAAACTATGTACTATTTTCACAAAATATTGTTCCCTATTCCAAACTACGGAAAGGAATTTCGTGTGATTAAACAAAGAGACAAGCTCTTCAAAGATAATTTGTTCATAgtgttagtttatattttaatatgtcattTTGTCAGAAAAAAAAGCAGGTTTGTAACGCAGGAACTGAACAGCGCTTACTCAAAAGAAAGTGTTAAGTTGTATTTCTTGGTGGGCcaaaataaagtgaataaaagtaatatttaccGAACTGTCATTAGTACTTTAAGACTCTTTAAATATATCGCCAACAGTGTACAGTGAATCTTTAACGTACACGAGTCGCGGATCTACCATTATCTGTTATATGGATATGCAACCTCCTTGACATGTTTGCGCTTCTATGAAAAAAGTCTTACAAAACTGAACAGTATTGAATTTTTGTTGGTAAGATTTACTGATCTTTTCATTTTGTATATGGCGCGAGTTTATCTATAATATTGGTAACATTCTACGCCGCGCGGTGCATCCCAGTGGCAAATAGGACTTTTTGCTTGGTCTTCTTTGTCTTTTTGCCGGAGCTTTTCGCTGTTGGGCTGCTAGCTTGCAACGCGGCTTCTATAGCATCACTCAATAGAGCGGCCCTAGGGGTGAAGCCTTCTTCCTCGTCAGGCGGAGGCGGCGGAGAAGGGGCGGTTGATTTACGCACACGCCATGTACCGCTAGCACCCGCCATCTATAGAAACATCACATTTCAAATCTTAAAGGTATCTCTCTCTTAAAGGTCTATATGGTAGTAGCAGGTATATCAGTTTAAAGAAGATCACTGATCGCTCGATTTAACTTTTCCTTCATCAAGTTAGCTGACGATAACTCcagattatatacattatagatGGGGTGTACTGTATGGATGGTATTTTTAGGGACTGCGTTTGCGCGTCTAGGTACGTTGAGCACGCGTACAGCACGTGTATGGACTATGGTGACTTTCAATGCGAGGTGGTTCGATCGATCAGTTGGAATAATTTTCATTACTAACAGTGATCCATTTTCTGTCCAAATAAAGCACAAATATCCTCAATGATACAACT
The Pararge aegeria chromosome 6, ilParAegt1.1, whole genome shotgun sequence genome window above contains:
- the LOC120624273 gene encoding adenosine receptor A2b-like produces the protein MSEENVTVAGSADAAPHRSPTPEIHATYTSLELLVAIVAIVGNAMVIHVFRRDRRLRRRTNYYIVSLAIADLLVGMLGIPFAILASVGLPRNLYACLFTTSLLVMLCTISIFCLVAVSVDRYWAILHPMCYSRNVRTKTAIRKYLGI
- the LOC120624577 gene encoding kelch domain-containing protein 10 homolog, with product MTSSSRNYNFEPFKITEVVYRGSASPRPRSGHRIACDDVRIYCFGGYNPFLPINTIQRNNPTWTPAMPLFKELWSFCIATRKWTQHKVLENMPEELASNAMCMNGRYLMIYGGTGAPFGNKCSNDVITWRTSECDAKLQVLNVTGTRPPGQYGQSILCHNGAFYTVGGTNGYAYNCDIYRLDLRTMSWEPVFVGTGQEDEPIGRYRHEVARVGNKLYIIGGGTGDWAFELMEIPMFDLETKTWTIITPKADDSTKDIVQQPLARKCHSAVQIETPNGVQVFVAGGTDGQGVFDDIWRLNIPDMQWHLMQKTILPHPLYFHSSTVTSYGCMYMFGGIEPNDNETRRNNILYKVWLCIPKLSEICWEAMLNFHPTMDQVEKSTLINIGIPRHFVERVHIQ